The DNA sequence GATCACTCGACCACGTTGCGGCCTGGCGAGACGCTGCTGCTGTACACCGACGGACTGGTCGAGCGGCGCCGCGAGACCATGGCCGACCGCATCGCGCTGCTCGCCGAGACGTTCGCGCGCACGGCCGCCGCCGCGACGGCGACGCTCCCGGCCACGCTCGTGCGCACGATGGTGCCCGCCCCCCAGCGCGACGACGTCGCGGTGCTCGCGGTGCGGGCGCGCGAGGCGGCGTCGGTGACGGCCGAGGCCCCGGTGGACGTCGACGGCGTGGTGGCGACGTCGCTGGTGCGCGCGGAGCGGCGGGTCGCCGACTCGCTCGCCGACCTGGGGCCGGCGCGGCGCTGGATCGACGACATCCTGGAGACCTCCGGCGTCGCGCAGCGCGAACGGCGCACCGCGATGCTGCTGTCGAGTGAGCTGCTGACCAACGCCTTGGAGCATGGCGGCGGGCCGGTGACCGCGACCGTGATGATCGACGCGGAGAGCGCGCACGTGCGCGTGGGCGTCCGCGACGCCTCGACCGAGCGGCCGCAGCTGCGCAACCCCGACCCGCACGAGCTGTCGGGGCGAGGCGTGCTGTTCCTCGATCGGCTCGCTGCACGGTGGGGCGTCATCGACCACGACGGCGCCGAGATGATCGGGCGGCACGGGCAGGACGTGGCCGGCAAGACCGTCTGGTTCGAGCTGCGCACCTGACCCGGGATCCGTGTCACCCGCGCGGCGTAGCGTGTGATCCATGACACAGGCAACCCAGGTCACTCCGGTCGACGCGGTGGCCGTCGAGCTCGACCGCTACCGCTCCGAGCTCACGGGCTTCTGCTATCGCATGCTCGGCGGGGTCTTCGACGCGGACGACGCCGTGCAGGAGACGATGCTGCGCGCCTGGCGCGCCTACGACCGGTTCGAGGGGCGCGCGTCACTGCGCTCGTGGCTGTACCGCATCGCGACCAACGTGTGCTTCGACCACCTCGGCTCGGCCGCCCACCGGCGCGAGCGCCCCATGGGACTCGGCGCCGCGCAGGAGCCGACGCTGGAGAACTTCGGCGAGACGCTCGCCGAGGACCGCTGGGTCGAGCCCGTGCCCGACGACGCCGTACTGCCGCGCGAGGGCGACCCCGCACAGGTCGCGGTGGGGCACGAGTCGATCCGCCTGGCGTTCGTGGCCGCGCTGCAGCACCTGCCGCCGCGGCAGCGGGCCGTGCTGGTGCTGCGCGAGGTGCTGCGCTGGTCGGCGGCCGAGACGGCGGACCTGCTCGACATGAGCGTCGCGGCCGTGAACTCGGCGCTCCAGCGGGCGCGCGCGACGCTCGACGAGAAGGCCCCGACCCCCGAGGCGACCGCGCACACGCCGGGCGAGGCCTGGCGCGACGCCATGCTGGAGCGCTACCTCGACGCGTTCGAGCGGTACGACATGGATGCGCTGGTCGCGCTG is a window from the Xylanimonas ulmi genome containing:
- a CDS encoding sigma-70 family RNA polymerase sigma factor, with the translated sequence MTQATQVTPVDAVAVELDRYRSELTGFCYRMLGGVFDADDAVQETMLRAWRAYDRFEGRASLRSWLYRIATNVCFDHLGSAAHRRERPMGLGAAQEPTLENFGETLAEDRWVEPVPDDAVLPREGDPAQVAVGHESIRLAFVAALQHLPPRQRAVLVLREVLRWSAAETADLLDMSVAAVNSALQRARATLDEKAPTPEATAHTPGEAWRDAMLERYLDAFERYDMDALVALLREDAHLNMPPYAMWVRGPRDIAAWMLGPGAECRGSRCVPVRANGSPAFGQYRPDPVRGGHFAWGLVVLETDADQVTGITTFLDVASWFPRFGLPLRLDDGTHDDATHHDAADDGGLSRSSAP